Genomic segment of Arachis stenosperma cultivar V10309 chromosome 4, arast.V10309.gnm1.PFL2, whole genome shotgun sequence:
CCAACTTTTATggataacaataacaacttccATCTTTCATGGTTAcacaattttatttattcatagGTAGAATTATCAACATCATGAATCTTTATGGATAGAAATGGTACTCTATTCTAAATGACCTTAACTCATTTCTCCTATAGTCCTACACTTTATTTATAATGACAAACTTCTCTAAGTCGCTACCTATTGGGATTCTTACACACCTTTCAAACAAATTGACCAAACGTACTCAAATTAGAACTACATATAGGCAACATAAGTTAATATATAAAAGCACAGGTCTTGTACATAAATTGTTTACTGAGTACTGACTTGGGGGACGACCCCTCTATACTTACACTTAACAATGATTCAATGAATGAATAAACACATAAGTAATGACTTTTATAGTTAGGTCAGACAATTTTGTGTCAAAATATTATAGTTAACATTCATCAAGAGATAAAATAACCAACCTCatcaaaaaataatatacaGGGTGAACATGCCCTTGCACGACTAAACGTTAGTCGAATTTCTCTCTCACTTTCTCCAACAAATTTATTTAAGAGCTCAGGCCCCTAAAATAATTCAACAATAGCAATTTAAAATAATGATTTATTCAATATAGTGTAAGTCCCCGTGAAGCAAAACCAAAAATGAATAAGGTAAGATGAAGTATTTAGGCAAACCTTAATATAAATGAAATTAGCTCCTGCCTCATTGGCAACAGCTTTGGCAATAAGAGTTTTACCACAACCAGGGGGCCCAAAAAGTAAAATTCCCGTTTGATTTGCAAACCTAGATGCCTGAAATAGATAAATCCAATAACATTAACCAACCTATGAAATTCAACTAACCACCATTTTCAAGGAAAGGGGAGGCAAAAATCAATCCATTAATTTTCAGATGACAAAATGCAATTAAGGCAAGAATTAAGAGACTGCTACCAAACCAACGATCACAGAATATGAAAGACTGGAAGGAAGAGCTTGTTTAATCTAATAGCCAATTTTTCTCTATATTAGACTTTAGGACAAGGAAAGGGGAGGCAAAAATCAATCCATTAATTTTCAGATGACAAAATGCAATTAAGGCAAGAATTAAGAGACTGCTACCAAACCAACGATCACAGAATATGAAAGACTGGAAGGAAGAGCTTGTTTAATCTAATAGCCAATTTTTCTCTATATTAGACTTTAGGACAAGGAAATGAATTGTACTTTGAAAAAATTACCTGATGAACCTCAGGATATTTTATCGGccttattattctatttttaaactCCTTCCTTAAATAATCAAGGCCGCCAACATCTTCCCATTTCTCATCAGGAATGGATGAGAAGCCCTCTCTTCTTAATGAAGGTTGTACAATTTTCAAAGCTTCCTGAATGTATACCCCGTAAATATGAGTAACACTTTTAACAATTATAATAACATTATAGCAACTAATAATAAgacaaaataaacaaagaaacaaaTCTAGGGCACCTGGAAATCAGACATTGTGTAGACAAGCTTATCCATATCTTCAAGAGGCCAAGGTTCGCCCCACCAGTCTCCAAGATAACTTGTTTCATGTTCCCCTCTCCTTTTGGAAATAATTCTCTTCAAGGCCAAATTACACGCCCCCGTAATCAAGGCTGCCAAATCAGCACCGACATATCCTGGTGTAGACCTGGCTATGTATTTTAGATCCAATGAACCCTGAAGTGGAAGATTGCGAGTGAGCAAAGAGAGGATATGTTCTCTCGACGATTCATCAGGAATGCCAAGAACAAACTCCCGATCAAACCGCCCAGGCCTTCTCAAGGCCGAGTCAAGAGCATCAGGCCTATTTGTAGCTCCAATTACAAGAACATAGCTAGGATGAACATTAGAACTGTCCGAATCATTAGCGGATTGCATACACCTACTTAATTGATCCATGCTGGCAAGTAACTGTGCTACAATTCTTTTCTCCATCTCTCGCTGTAAATTGTCTCTTTTTGAAGCAATTGAATCAAtctcatcaatgaagacaattGATGGGGCAGTCCGATATGCTTTAGCGAAAAGCTCTCTGATATTCTCTTCAGATGCACCTTAACAATTCATCGGACCaaagagtaaaaaaaataagCAGTGCCTGTAATTGGTCTCTAATAACAAAAGAAAGGAAACTAAGGAAATGATAACGAAATACCCgatactccagaaaccaatTCAGTAGCTGATATCGGATAGAAGGGAACACGGGTCTCATTAGCTATGGCGTGAGCCAGAGTGGTCTTGCCACAACCGGGTGGCCCATGCAGCAAGATTCCAGTAGTAGGAGTACGACATAGCTTTCTTGGAAGCTCAGGATAATACCATGGAACAATCACTTCTTCCACCAGCTTTTCCAGAAGATCCTTCATCCCACCCAAATCACTTAACCTAGGTCCTGCCTTCACCTTAACAAAGCTGCCACCACCATGGTCGCCATTTGAAACGGAACCCTTCAAATTCAACGCCGCCTTCACTTTGCCTCCGCCTCCATTCTTAGCACAAATCTCATTAGTAGCCTTGTCACTATTGGCGACCTCCATTTCAACGTTCTTATCTTGTACGACGTGTTTCATCTTCCTCGCACTATCATCCTTCGTGGGAGTATACGCTTTCCGCAGCATCGTCTTCATCAAATCGACAGCAGGTTCGTACTTCTCCCGGTATTTTGCGTCCTCCAATGTCGAAACAGACACTGTGCTGCCATCATCATCCTCACTGCCGCTGCTCCCGGACGCGCTCAAGCTTGAAGCAGAGGAGGAAGATGCAGAACCCTGAGTTTCTTTCTCGCCCTGCAACCTCTCTTCACCTTCGTCGACTCTCTTCTGTCTCTTTCGGAGCGCACGTCGACCACTTTCTTCGTCGCCATCGTGGCCGCTGCGCTTGGCAGAGACTTTGGTCGCGTGTTTGGAACGTGGCTCGAGGACTTGTTGAACTAATCGAGTGAGGGCTTGGTGCTTGGTGCGTTGGTAATCGGGGTAAGTGGAGCGGAGGTGGTTAACGATATCATCGACAGTGGAGTGACTGGACATGCACGACTCCAGCCGGCGGCGGAGGGTTCCATGCAGTGACCTTCCCCCGTTTCTTCTTCCCATTACACCGTCGCCgttttttgtttttcgacaCGGTGTTCTGGTGCTGACGGCTACTGCGGCGATGATGGAAGACGACGAAAATTGCTGCTCCAGGGATGATGGAAGACGTCGAATTGCTGCTCCAGTGCTGATGGAAGGAGAAGAATCGCGGCTATTTCGACTCTGCTCCAGGCTCCAGCTATGATGGAGGGAATCCTAGTGAAGTTACTAGTTAGTGTGTGTGTGGAATGTGTGTGTGAGTGttgtataataaaataataattaaaatataaataagcacatgaaaatataattatagtctaatctaaactttaaaatatcattcaaaTTAAAAGTACTACATAAACCAAATGTTATAATCTCATTCAAATAcaaattcaaagttcaaaagtcaacaaacaaccaatcaaacatAACATAGCAGCATCAAAACGATCCAAGTTtgtcatcaatcatcaaaatcctCCATAATTTGCTGCAGATTTGCCTCATTGAATTGTCACAAgtgcaaataaataaatggaGATGCTCAACAACAATGAAACCTTCATTTCCACTACATTAATTATTCttacaaaattcaaaactaGTGGTACAATTTCTTATAAAAGAAATGTCACAAgtgcaaataaataaatggaGATGCTCAACAACAACTGGCACACAATTAAAAAAGAAGACTCAATGAATTGAAGAACTGAACATAATATAATGTAGCCattcttatctttaatttgtcGATCCAAccacaattttaattttctcttagTTCTCACTCTGTTCTACACTGAGAAAATGAGAAGCATTATTTCAAAACTTgttcttattatttttgtaactgTAACACTTGATCATCATGTTGTGGAATGCCGCACTCTTAACACTCTGAACAAGTACAACATCTCAGgttcaaaaaattctttgtTCACAAAATCATCACAAAATCAGTTCATATTTCATCACAGTTTCATGACTTTCATCACAGTTCACAGAGTTCACAGAGTTCACAGTTTCATGACTTTCATCACAGTCTAGCAGTTCACAGTGTCACAAAATCAAAGATCACAAAACCATGTCACAAAATCAGAGTTTACAAGATCAGACTTCACAAAATCATGTCACAGAATCAGAGTTAACAAAATCAGATTTCACAAAATCACgtcacaaaatcaaaattcagTTCACAAAATGAGTTCAGAAAATCAAAGTTCACAGTTTCAGAATTCAGAGTTCATCATGTCACAAAATCAAAGAGCTACTCAATGAACAGAGTTCACAATATCAGATTTCATCACAGCATCAGAGACTCAGAATTCATCACAGTATTCACACTTCACAGTATTCAGATTTCAGAGTTCATCACAGTTTTCAGAGTTCAACAAAGCATCACAGTATCACAGTATTCAGAGTTCATCACAGCTACTCAATGAACAATAATAAGTTCATAACTAAAATTTCAATTACCTGGAACTCGAAGGCTTTCTCTCAGAGCTCGAAAGGAACCTTCAGGCTTCAACGCGGAGTCGAGTGGTGACGGAGAGTGGGAGAGTGGGAGACAGACAGCGACGCCGACTCGAGTGGTGACGGAGCTCACTTCGCGGCGGAGCTCACTGCGCGACGGAGCTCACTGCCGTGTGGCCGTGTGCGCCGGTGAGATCGTGATGGGTGATGGCGTTCTCTCCTTCTCTCTGAAGTCTGAACCTTGATGAACGATGAGAATGGTGATTGGTGAAGCTGAACTGTGAAATGGGAAGGGCGAAGGCATTACCGCATTAGGGATTCAGATTTGAGATCTCACTTTCAGAAAAtcagaagagagaaagagaacagagaagaagaagactaCCCTCACTCCCTCAGCGTTGCCGTTCATCACATTGTTTTAGCCATTTAGGGTTAAACTTTTCCAGAGCTCCAAACGGCAGCGTTTTGCTGCTGTGCTAAAAAACCGACCGGATAACGGTTCGGTTCGACCGACCGGTTACCGGCCGGTTCACCGATTTAATTCCGGTTTTCAAATTTTACGGTTTTTCTCATTGTCCGAACCGTTTTGGCTTCCGATTCACGGTTCGACCGGCCGATTCGAACCGGTTTTCAGAACATTAGTTGTATGGCTCCACCTCCTAATTTTATGTCTCGAGaaccctttctttttttttgtcttgGGCTGAGCCCAGAAAGCTCTACCCAAACTCCAACCCCCACCCGCCCGACCCAAAACCCCTACCCCCATCGTCTCTATCACAAGTGTCTAATTACTCTGGGCCTTATCCATTGTTTATCTCTTTTTTGTTATTGAAGGCCTTCAAATTTGCGGGCCTTAGTGTTCCTTGTTTTTCCATAGGCtatttattttttggtagtATATCCATAGGCTATTTACTATTATGTTTTAAGCTTTAAGGTGCTTTGTAAAATCATATAAAACATGATTCTttaccgaaaaaaaaaaaaacatgattCAAACTTTGGCACGCATAGTACGATAATGATAATTTTCAGAGGCAAACAAAGTATTGCATTAGTTGTTGTATATAAACTTTTGTAGTCtctaacctttttttttttttgaaataaaagaaaagaaaactttTTACGGATTTGTTTGATTGAGGACAAAATAGAAGAAAGGAAATGGAAGAAAACGAATGAGAGAAAATTTGTCATTTTTTATTGCTAGGTTAGAATGAAAAGTCAAACGAAAAAATAGAATAGTATAAAAAAGTAGATgaacattaaattttttttttctttcattttaaatgaaaaaaaatccacttacatattttaatattatcttttttgtatatattttaaaatatataaacataaaattactattttataatattatatattattttttatttttattttatacaaacacaattttatattttaatattatattacatCTTAGTGCTTTATCCTTATAAATAAACACACCCTAACAAAATCACAATATAGCAGACAAATCACAATACAACTTTTGAATGAGGAAGTATTTCAatctattaatttatttatctatctATTAGTAATATATTAAAACAGAGTTAAAGGTAATCTTTAAATATATTCCTAgtcctttaattttttattatgatgtCACGTCAGTTTAAGTGGCTATCTCATACAATTTGAacacaattttttaattttacattaTGTCATAAGATTCTCATTATATTCTTATTCCTCATAATAACATATCTTTATATAAGGGTAATAGTTAAATTAGTCCATAAAAAATAAGACATTCTTTAAATTCGTCCCTAAAAGATTTTTTCGATTAAATTGGTCCTTCAAATATTAAGAATTAATCATATTTGTCCTTTATTGACcctattaatattttttgtcaacGATTGATGATGTAAAATATTAACTGATAGAATACATGATACCTAACATGTCCAATTGTACGCTATGTTTATAAAAATCTATTAATTTAGTCGCTAGTTCATATTAGGAATATAGTTtatgtaattgaaaaaaaaaactaaattaaaaaatttttaatgaataTATCTAGTCAATGTCTGATTAGACAAAGTATTATGATATGTATGTTATCAATTAACGTTTCATATCATCAATTGTTGACGAAAATTATTAATGGAGTTGTTGAAGGATAAATATGATTAATTCATAGCTTTTGAAGGAacaatttgattgaaaaataattttaagggCGAATTTGAAGAATGCTCTATCTtttaaggactaatttgactatGAATccttatataatattatataattcttttttaaccttaacttttcatattctcttgcactttatttttatgtaagTTATTACTTTCAATATTAatgttaacttttttttaaaggtataaatttgattaaaatctaatttcttctcttctcttttcatACTCATCCCTTGTTTTTATATTTactatataaaattaatattcacttcacacatttttttattttctttcatatTATCGCAtacttctttctctttctccttctccctctccattcttattaattttttgcaCAACTAAAATTtagttgatgatcataatttttttttaatttgttaaatatatattagatCATTGTGTGATtgtattcattaattttatgagttatatattatttttgtcgtTTATATATCACTTCTTTTTTTcaacaatttatattttttaatattatttagttGTAATAATATCcttgaaaatatatattattatgatttataaaaaataaaactaaaaaattaaatgtcatttttaattatcaaaatattaataatatttatatttgtattttatttaataattttatcattgtattataatatttaaatataacctaaaaaagataaaaaaaaaacaaaactaactatttaaaaaataaaaaaaaaataattatatgaaatcagttgaataaattttaattgatttttttattaattattataatatattaaaaaagatGATGAGATAGTTTCACAATCATTTTTAGACATTGATTTTCCTCTATGTTGTTACATAAGAATTTTTTTCTAAGAGACATCTTTTATCTTTGCATTATGCTACATGATTATCTCCTCATAATaacatatctttttataatattatagaattctttttaaatcttaacttttcatattcttttatcttttatttttatataggtTACGCTATTACTTtcaatgttaatttttttaataagtataaatttaactaaaatctaattccttctcttctcttttcatACTCATCACTCATTATTATATTTACTATATAAATCAACATTTActtcacatattttttttatcttctctCACATCATTTTATacatctttttctttctccctttcaATTCTTCCTAATTTTTTACACAACTAGAATTTGGTTGatcatacttttttttttaatttgttaaatatatgtattaggtgattatataattatattcattaatttttctatttcttcaTGTAATTATATTCATAAGTTATATAGTATCTTTGTTGTCTAtatataatttcttttattttttgtcaataatttatattttttaatattatttagttataataatattattgaaaatacatattgtcatgatgcatgaaaaataaaattagaaaattaaatattatttttaattatcaaaatattaataatattcaTACTTATAATTCATCTCACAATTTTATTACTGTACTAtagtatttaaatataatttaaaaaaaataaaaaaaataaacaaaagtaactgtttaaaaa
This window contains:
- the LOC130974164 gene encoding cell division control protein 48 homolog C-like produces the protein MGRRNGGRSLHGTLRRRLESCMSSHSTVDDIVNHLRSTYPDYQRTKHQALTRLVQQVLEPRSKHATKVSAKRSGHDGDEESGRRALRKRQKRVDEGEERLQGEKETQGSASSSSASSLSASGSSGSEDDDGSTVSVSTLEDAKYREKYEPAVDLMKTMLRKAYTPTKDDSARKMKHVVQDKNVEMEVANSDKATNEICAKNGGGGKVKAALNLKGSVSNGDHGGGSFVKVKAGPRLSDLGGMKDLLEKLVEEVIVPWYYPELPRKLCRTPTTGILLHGPPGCGKTTLAHAIANETRVPFYPISATELVSGVSGASEENIRELFAKAYRTAPSIVFIDEIDSIASKRDNLQREMEKRIVAQLLASMDQLSRCMQSANDSDSSNVHPSYVLVIGATNRPDALDSALRRPGRFDREFVLGIPDESSREHILSLLTRNLPLQGSLDLKYIARSTPGYVGADLAALITGACNLALKRIISKRRGEHETSYLGDWWGEPWPLEDMDKLVYTMSDFQEALKIVQPSLRREGFSSIPDEKWEDVGGLDYLRKEFKNRIIRPIKYPEVHQASRFANQTGILLFGPPGCGKTLIAKAVANEAGANFIYIKGPELLNKFVGESEREIRLTFSRARACSPCILFFDEVDALSTKRGAEGGSGIERVVNQLLIELDGAGQRQNVFVIGATNRPDRMDEALLRPGRLGKQLYVPLPSTDQRFSILKALTRKEPVDPTVDLRAISEACENFSGADLAELVDEATRAALDEKFTAVEEGLTSVEASSDTYTCKPRHFDIALSQVFPSVSPAKRRSYERLAKRFKAS